Genomic window (Roseivirga sp. 4D4):
ATAGGAAGTCAATATCGATATTCGCTTGATGACGCATGAGAAAGTTGACGCCATTTTCTGGGGTCATGCCATCAAACAAAATCTTGTGGAGGGTCTCAGTAATTAAAGGTTTGAGTCCTTGGCTATCTGCCAGTTGTTTCACGATTTTGATCGTATTGATACCCTCAGCAACCTCATCCATTTCATCAAGTGCTTGATCCAGGCTTTTGCCTTCAGCTATTTTGAAGCCAAGGGTGAAGTTTCTACTGTTTGTGCTGGTTGTGGTGGCTACGAGGTCACCTATACCAGCCAGCCCTACAAAAGATGATATTTCTCCACCAAGGGCCTGGCCCAGATATATCATTTCAACCAGACCTCTACTTACCAAAAGACCTCGAGAATTCTCTCCCATACCTAAGCCAGAAAGAATTCCGGAGGCAATCGCGATAATATTTTTAAGAATTCCGCACAGCTCTACACCCCTCAAATCGGCATTGCCATACACCTGAAAGTTCTCTGATCGTAAAAGCGCCTTGCCTTCTTGAATGACTTCTGTAAAGGGAGAGGCAATTACCGTAGCAGCAGGATGCCCTGTAGATAGTTCTGAGGCTAAGTTAGGACCAGCCATGCATCCTACGCGAACGACAACTGTTTCCTTTCTGATAATCTCGCTCATAGTCGACACATGCTCTTTGCCAAGGACAAAATTCGGACCCTTCACCTCAGGTATTTGAAGGTCGAGCCCTTTAGTACCATGAATCATCATGTGGTAAGGCCTGAGATGAGGTGCTAGTTGCAGTATCAGCTCTCTAAAGTTAGAAGAAGGCACCACAGGAAAGATAACATTGCACCGTTGCGCAACTTCCTCAAGGTTATGTGTGGCAGTGATATTGTCAGAAAGCTCTTGGCCTGCTGACTTTCTCGATTCCTGAATTTCTGAAGCACTAGAAGGGTTTCGGGCATATAGCAACACTTTGCTATTCCTAGCAAGAATATTGGCTACGGCCGTTCCAAAACTGCCAGCCCCTAAGACACCAACTACTTTATCAGACATACTTTTCGAGTTCATAGCCGTCAAGCCTGTTGTGATAATAGAATAGTAAATTTAAATCCTGAGTCGTGATATCTCCAGCTCGGTTTCTTACAAGCGGACGCTTAGAGTGGTACATGCCCACATTTTTCAAACCATGCTTGATAATCCGATCTGGGTCTCCCGTAAGGTAAGGTGATATATTGACTTTACCTTCATTGTACAGGTTATGTACTTTTCTCAATACACCTTCAAATGAAGCCTTAAACTCTTCATAGTCAATCACTAGGTCTTCCTCTGGTAGTCTCAGGAGGTTGTAAAGATCAAGTTTTCTAAATTTCTTTTTGAAGATGACAAAGGCCGTGAACGCCACCAGATGGCTGGCAAAAACCTTATTGATGCGGTGAAACTCTTCAACAATTCGTTCGCTGAGCATTCGAGTGTATTCGTCCTCCCGTTGCTCGTTCTGAGAGATTACCTTGCCATCAAGCGTAAAGTATTCTTGTGTGTCAATAACTCTTCCATTCTTATCATAGCTCTCCCCTTGTTCATCAACGTAGTTGCCCAGTACATCCATGGCCTTACCTATGGAAACCGATATGTCAGATCCTTTTGTAAAGAACTTTACTAGAAATGCCGAAATTTTATATGAGGTAGAATACTCGTCATTCTCTACATAATATCGCTCCTGACCCTGAAGCCTAAGGAATTGACGGATTAAACTAGGAGCTTCTAATACGAAGTTATAGTTCAATGTGACCGGAACAACAAAGATTTTTTCAAGCGAATCCCTTTTACCTTTTTGATAATTGACCCGTTGCGCTTCGATCGCAGTACTAAGGAGTCCCAGCTTGAGACGTTTTTCAATTTTGCCAGATCTTGATCTGGTTCCTCCTGGGAAGAAAAGACTATGGCAGCCTCTTTGCATCGCTAGACTCGAATAAGACTTCAAAGTCTCTAGATAGAGCATGTTCTTCTTTCTTCGATCGACCTTATAGGCGCCAAGGCTATTCAAGAAATACGAAATGATCTTAATGTTGAAAAGGTTGAGCCCAGCACCATAGATAAATGCAGGCAAACCCAATGCATTGATAACCCAACCAATTAGAATTGAGTCGAGATTACTGAAATGAGTAGGGACCATTACAATAGTACCCTTTTTTGCTAGGGTTCTCAGTTGATCTACTTCTCCAGTGATATTGATTTTATCTTGAAGCGTATACTGTGTACTGAAAATTGACCAGAAACCTCTGGCACGTGAAGCATTGAGCAATCTGGCAAAGCCAAAGGTTACGATAGATCGGGCCATCCGATAACGAGACTTCTTGAAGTTGCCAGCAATCTCACTGGCATAGCGGGTTACAATCTCTTCGAGAATTTCATCGAGTTTTTCATCTTTTTCCTCGTTGTCATCGCTTTGAGAGACCTCTAGTAGCCTCTCTTTGACGAGTTTGAGAAAGTCGCCATCATCTTCGGGGTCAACCGCCCAAGGATTTCTTTTAATTCGAAGTTTTTCTCGGAAAACTGTGGTTTCTAACTCTTCGATTAGTGCATCACGCGTTGGGGCAGCGTCTTTGATGCGCCTAATGCTTTCGGTAGCTACTTCTTCAATGAATTCTTCTCGGTTTCTACTAAGGGCAACGACTGGCCACTCATTGATGCCTCCACGAACGATAGGTTCGTATTTTTTCTTTACGTAGTCTGGTGAGATCGCTTCCATCCAAATAGCATCTTAAAGATAGTGGATTTAAGAAACGTTTAACCCAGCGAATTCTTCAAGAGGTGACAAATTAAGTCAATTTCTTCTTCTGTGTTAAATGTATGGAGACAAACCCTTAGTCTTTCTGAGCCTTCTTTGACTGTCGGGCTGAGAATTGGCCGAATATCGAAGCCCTTACCTTGAAGTTGAGAAGCGATCGACTTGGTTTTTTTATTCCCTCCAATAATCACTGACTTAATAGCAGATGGGCTCGCAAACTGTGGAAGCTGACGGTTGAAGTCCTCTATTTTGCTATGCAGATTAAGACTCAGGCTGGGGTGATTCCTCAAATACTTAAAAGCTGACTGTATAGAAATAATCTCGAACGGACTGGGAGCCGTAGTGTAGATAAATGGTCTGCTGAAATTGGTGATGAATTCTTTTAAACTACTATCGCCTGCTATACAAGCGCCATGAATACCCACGGCTTTGCCGAAAGTGTAGATCACTGCAAAAACGCTGTTTTGAAGCCCTAATTCAGCGACTAGGCCTGAACCATTAACTCCAAACACGCCTGTGCTATGCGCTTCATCAACAATAAGTTTGGCCCCGTAGGTGTTGGCTAGCTTAGCCAGTGCTTCAAGAGGTGCCTGATCTCCATCCATGGAGTAAACCGATTCACAGGCAACGTACACTTCTCCTTCGGCAACTTTTAACTTTTTCTCTAGATCAAGAAGGTCATTGTGTTTGAAGGACCTTCTACTAGCCAGACTTAGTCGACAACCATCTTTAATACAAGCATGCGAATATTCATCATAGACAATAGTATCTCCCCGCTGTGGTAAAGTGGAAAAAAGGGCCAGATTGGCCATGTAACCCGAATTGAAAAGAGTAGTCTGTTCAACCCCAAAGAGTTTGGCAAGATCCCTCTCGCATTCCTCTGTCACCTCCTTATTACCTGTCAGAAGCCTGGAACCAGTGGAGCCATTCAGGTGATTGGATTGATTGTATTGCTCAACAATAATGCTCTTTAGATCCTTAGATCTAGCAAGGCCCAGGTAATCGTTTGAGGAGAAGTCGACCTTATCATATGGTATAGTACCCAAGTTTCTGAAGGATCCTTGTTCCTTACGCTTAGTCAGAAGGTCTTCAAGTTTTGATTTTTGATTCATTTCTAAAATGAGGATCGTAATTGAGTCAAATTTTAATCATTTTTGCCCCAAGTCGTGAATATATGTATTTGAGGGGTTTTCTTCTTTTTCTTTCACTATTCTTATCTACTCAGTTGTACGCTCAAGACAGCCTGATGAATAGTGAGTATTCATTGCGTAATGACAATGACTTCTACCTACTAAATGACAGCGATCGGTATTATTCGAATGGGCTGATTTTCAATTATCGTTGGGTACCAAAATTGACCTCTGGCCAGGATTCCACCAAACGAGTTTTTGACGTAGGTGTGGCCCACAGGATTTATACCCCTCAAGATTTATTGATAAGTGATTTTGAAGAGTTTCATCGTCCTTATGCAGGGATACTTTCAGGGTCTGTGAGCTATACAACCTACAGAAAGAAGACAACTCGAAGGTCCATTGGACTAGAGTTTGGTTTGATTGGAAAGGCCTCTGGTGGTCAGGGTTTTCAAGAATGGTATCACAATGCCGTTGGCTTTCCAGCACCTAGAGGTTGGGAGTATCAAATACCAAACGAATTCATTATTGATTTTAAGGGGGAGTTTGACCGGCAAATAGTGTTGACTCCGGGTGTTCTGGATTTAATTTCCAGTTCGTCTTTTTCCTTAGGTAGCGGGTTCACACATGCCATGCAAAGAGTTGATATAAGGCTTGGCAAGTTGCAGTGGTTACGAAATTCTGCATTTACCAATGCGCTAATTGGAAGAGGTAGTGATCAAACGCCAAGGCATAACTACATTTTCTTAGGTTACGGCCTTCAGTACGTTGCGCATAATATTACCATCGATGGCTCCATTTGGAATGATAATGCACCGCATACTGAAACTTCACGTCCGTGGGTCAGGCATCTTAGGGTAGGGTTTGCATCAAGCTCCAGAAACGCAACATTCAAGTTTACCTATAATTGGTCCAGCCCAGAAGTCAGCCATATTGGCAGGCACGCTTATATAGCTTTGGAATTACAACTGAGATTTCTCAAAAAAGACTAAACATCTCGATTAAATAAAGTGTCAAACTAGTTGGCTAAAAAAGGCCAATGAACCGATTTTACACTTATGTTTTTGGTGTTGCTGCATTACCTGTTAATATTGTAGCACCTAGTCCGAATGGCACTGAAACTGAAAGAAATACAAGCCCCAGTAGCTTCTGAAATGATTGAATTTGAAGAGAAATTCAGGTCATTAATGAAAAGCAAAGTATTTCTGATTGATAAAATAATGAGCTACATCGTGAAGCGCAAGGGAAAGCAAATGCGTCCGATGTTCGTTTTTTTATCCTCAGGAACCTGTGGTAACATTACGGATAGAACTTATCGAGGGGCCTCTCTGATAGAACTTTTGCATACTGCTAGTCTGGTTCATGATGATGTTGTGGATGATTCGAATTTTAGAAGAGGGTTCTTTTCAATTAATGCACTTTGGAAAAATAAGATTGCAGTTTTGGTAGGTGACTACTTATTGTCCCGAGGTCTTTTGTTATCAGTGGATCACGAGGATTATGATTTACTGAAGATCGTTTCTGAAGCTGTTCGTGAAATGAGCGAAGGTGAGTTATTGCAAATGGCGAAGGCAAGGAGTCTTGATATCACTGAAGACTTATACTACGAGGTGATTAAGCAGAAAACTGCATCTCTGATCGCTTCTTGCTGTGCTGTGGGTGCTGCTTCCGCGGGTCAAGATAAGGACATCATAATGCGTATGAAAGAGTTCGGCCTTCAGGTTGGTATGGCGTTTCAAATCAAGGATGACTTATTTGACTATGGATCGCATGAGATTGGCAAACCGTTAGGAATTGACATCAAAGAGAAGAAAATGACTTTGCCTTTGATCTATGCATTGCAACAATCCACTGGAACCGAAAAGCGAAGGATTAAGAGAATTGTCAAAAGTAATAGCCAAAACCAAAAGAAGATTCAGGAAGTGATTGACCATGTCAAGACTTCGGGAGGAATAGAATACGCTGAGTCAGTAATGCATGACTTTTATAATAAATCCACACAAATTCTCAATGAGTTTCCTGATTCTGACTACAGAACTTCTCTAGGTCAGCTTGTCAAATTCACCATCGAGAGATCCAAATAGACAGCCCTTAAAAAAGGAACACTCGCTGGAATCCAGCGAGCGCTTCAGACTAGTTTGTAGTTTAGTTGTATGAAAAAAGACCAAACCTATGTTTGTACTTCTTTCTAATAATTAGACAACCCGATTCAAGAGTCACCTTACTGGGATGCTGAAGAAATTCTAATTTTTTAACTCAGTGCTAAGGCACATAGAGAATGATCACCCACTTCCATTGCTCGCTGACATTAGGTGACGGCTGGTATAAATAACGACCAAACAAGGCGCCTTGATCAAGAAATATCTGCGTAAGGCTCAA
Coding sequences:
- a CDS encoding NAD(P)H-dependent glycerol-3-phosphate dehydrogenase, whose translation is MSDKVVGVLGAGSFGTAVANILARNSKVLLYARNPSSASEIQESRKSAGQELSDNITATHNLEEVAQRCNVIFPVVPSSNFRELILQLAPHLRPYHMMIHGTKGLDLQIPEVKGPNFVLGKEHVSTMSEIIRKETVVVRVGCMAGPNLASELSTGHPAATVIASPFTEVIQEGKALLRSENFQVYGNADLRGVELCGILKNIIAIASGILSGLGMGENSRGLLVSRGLVEMIYLGQALGGEISSFVGLAGIGDLVATTTSTNSRNFTLGFKIAEGKSLDQALDEMDEVAEGINTIKIVKQLADSQGLKPLITETLHKILFDGMTPENGVNFLMRHQANIDIDFL
- a CDS encoding 1-acyl-sn-glycerol-3-phosphate acyltransferase; amino-acid sequence: MSPDYVKKKYEPIVRGGINEWPVVALSRNREEFIEEVATESIRRIKDAAPTRDALIEELETTVFREKLRIKRNPWAVDPEDDGDFLKLVKERLLEVSQSDDNEEKDEKLDEILEEIVTRYASEIAGNFKKSRYRMARSIVTFGFARLLNASRARGFWSIFSTQYTLQDKINITGEVDQLRTLAKKGTIVMVPTHFSNLDSILIGWVINALGLPAFIYGAGLNLFNIKIISYFLNSLGAYKVDRRKKNMLYLETLKSYSSLAMQRGCHSLFFPGGTRSRSGKIEKRLKLGLLSTAIEAQRVNYQKGKRDSLEKIFVVPVTLNYNFVLEAPSLIRQFLRLQGQERYYVENDEYSTSYKISAFLVKFFTKGSDISVSIGKAMDVLGNYVDEQGESYDKNGRVIDTQEYFTLDGKVISQNEQREDEYTRMLSERIVEEFHRINKVFASHLVAFTAFVIFKKKFRKLDLYNLLRLPEEDLVIDYEEFKASFEGVLRKVHNLYNEGKVNISPYLTGDPDRIIKHGLKNVGMYHSKRPLVRNRAGDITTQDLNLLFYYHNRLDGYELEKYV
- a CDS encoding aminotransferase class I/II-fold pyridoxal phosphate-dependent enzyme — protein: MNQKSKLEDLLTKRKEQGSFRNLGTIPYDKVDFSSNDYLGLARSKDLKSIIVEQYNQSNHLNGSTGSRLLTGNKEVTEECERDLAKLFGVEQTTLFNSGYMANLALFSTLPQRGDTIVYDEYSHACIKDGCRLSLASRRSFKHNDLLDLEKKLKVAEGEVYVACESVYSMDGDQAPLEALAKLANTYGAKLIVDEAHSTGVFGVNGSGLVAELGLQNSVFAVIYTFGKAVGIHGACIAGDSSLKEFITNFSRPFIYTTAPSPFEIISIQSAFKYLRNHPSLSLNLHSKIEDFNRQLPQFASPSAIKSVIIGGNKKTKSIASQLQGKGFDIRPILSPTVKEGSERLRVCLHTFNTEEEIDLICHLLKNSLG
- a CDS encoding lipid A deacylase LpxR family protein, producing the protein MSQILIIFAPSREYMYLRGFLLFLSLFLSTQLYAQDSLMNSEYSLRNDNDFYLLNDSDRYYSNGLIFNYRWVPKLTSGQDSTKRVFDVGVAHRIYTPQDLLISDFEEFHRPYAGILSGSVSYTTYRKKTTRRSIGLEFGLIGKASGGQGFQEWYHNAVGFPAPRGWEYQIPNEFIIDFKGEFDRQIVLTPGVLDLISSSSFSLGSGFTHAMQRVDIRLGKLQWLRNSAFTNALIGRGSDQTPRHNYIFLGYGLQYVAHNITIDGSIWNDNAPHTETSRPWVRHLRVGFASSSRNATFKFTYNWSSPEVSHIGRHAYIALELQLRFLKKD
- a CDS encoding polyprenyl synthetase family protein; its protein translation is MALKLKEIQAPVASEMIEFEEKFRSLMKSKVFLIDKIMSYIVKRKGKQMRPMFVFLSSGTCGNITDRTYRGASLIELLHTASLVHDDVVDDSNFRRGFFSINALWKNKIAVLVGDYLLSRGLLLSVDHEDYDLLKIVSEAVREMSEGELLQMAKARSLDITEDLYYEVIKQKTASLIASCCAVGAASAGQDKDIIMRMKEFGLQVGMAFQIKDDLFDYGSHEIGKPLGIDIKEKKMTLPLIYALQQSTGTEKRRIKRIVKSNSQNQKKIQEVIDHVKTSGGIEYAESVMHDFYNKSTQILNEFPDSDYRTSLGQLVKFTIERSK